In Scatophagus argus isolate fScaArg1 chromosome 14, fScaArg1.pri, whole genome shotgun sequence, the following proteins share a genomic window:
- the LOC124070997 gene encoding protocadherin alpha-C2-like isoform X2: MALAIAPLRTRLIVAVFAFIALWGSALSITRYSIPEEMEEGSFVANLATDLGLDVRSLVQRRAKLDVIHSKNYLDINKETGELIIREKIDRESICMTKTTSCFLKMDVILENPIRIFNIELEIMDINDNAPVFRRRTMHLDVSEATPPGERFSLTNAVDADVGANSIKTYYLSESKYFNIDIQTGSDGSKYVDLVLNGNLDREEHAVHNLILTAVDGGLPPRSGTASIIINVLDINDNAPLFSQPVFAVNVSENSAVGTVVMTLNATDLDEGTNAQLVYSYTLYTSEKTQELFSLDPNSGEIRVKGVIDYEESSSFEMYVQAQDRGVNPLSGHCKVMVFVTDLNDNYPEVTIKSVKSAVTEDVSLGTLIAVVSVSDRDSGVNGEVELTLSQQPTLPFLLNKSSEGYFELLISKPLDREIISRYDIMLRVTDKGSPPLSENETITLEILDVNDNAPMFSQPFYTIHVVENNLPGALLTSLSAFDPDLNENQYLVYFIMEKEIVNTSMSMLFSINPENGDLYALKTFDYERERDFLFHIEARDSGVPPLSSNVTVHIIILDQNDNTPLIVSPWRAQGSVVEQVIPRSTDKGHLVAKVIAIDADSEQNSRVTYQLLQISDTTLFSLDQYNGEIRTTRMFSYRDPRQQRLVVVAKDNGEPALSATVTIKISTVEHVMSFSETTELPLEYDVFTDLNLYLVIGLGAVSFLLLITILVIIVLKCQKPKPKAIKIPPANRNSVISRNSVISQRSSTIADSTLISSDAYWYSLFLAETRKGKVVVRQPIIPKGAGYFVSSIPRSIGPSETTDSRASTLEQEPRRELP, translated from the exons GCTGTTTTTGCATTCATTGCACTGTGGGGAAGTGCGCTTTCCATCACTCGGTACTCTATTCCGGAGGAGATGGAAGAGGGCTCTTTTGTTGCCAATCTGGCCACAGATTTGGGTCTGGATGTTCGCAGTTTGGTGCAGCGCAGAGCAAAGCTCGATGTCATTCACAGCAAAAATTACCTTGACATTAACAAAGAGACAGGGGAGCTGATAATCCGAGAGAAGATAGACCGGGAAAGCATATGCATGACTAAAACAACCTCGTGCTTTTTGAAAATGGATGTCATACTCGAAAACCCCATCCGCATTTTTAACATCGAGTTAGAAATCATGGACATCAACGACAACGCGCCCGTGTTTCGCAGAAGGACAATGCACTTGGACGTTTCGGAGGCAACCCCTCCCGGTGAGAGATTTTCATTGACAAACGCTGTAGATGCGGATGTGGGGGCGAATTCAATCAAGACCTACTATCTCAGCGAAAGCAAATACTTCAACATCGACATACAAACTGGCAGCGACGGTTCCAAATATGTCGATTTAGTGCTAAACGGTAATTTGGACAGAGAAGAGCATGCAGTTCATAATTTGATTTTAACCGCTGTGGATGGAGGGTTGCCTCCCCGCTCCGGAACAGCCAGCATCATTATTAATGTGTTGGATATCAATGACAACGCCCCCCTGTTCAGTCAGCCGGTATTTGCGGTCAACGTTTCAGAGAACTCGGCTGTGGGGACAGTTGTCATGACCTTAAACGCAACAGACTTGGATGAAGGCACGAACGCTCAGTTAGTGTATTCATACACACTGTACACCTCAGAGAAGACTCAAGAGCTCTTCTCACTTGATCCAAACTCAGGTGAGATCAGGGTGAAGGGCGTGATCGATTATGAAGAGAGTTCGAGTTTTGAGATGTACGTACAGGCTCAAGACAGGGGGGTGAACCCACTGTCAGGTCACTGTAAAGTCATGGTGTTCGTCACAGATCTGAATGATAATTACCCAGAGGTGACCATCAAGTCTGTGAAAAGTGCAGTGACTGAGGATGTCTCTCTAGGCACACTGATCGCAGTGGTCAGTGTCAGCGACAGGGACTCTGGGGTCAACGGGGAAGTGGAGCTCACTTTGAGTCAGCAGCCGACTTTACCATTCCTCCTAAACAAATCGTCAGAGGGTTACTTTGAGCTGCTGATCTCAAAGCCACTGGACAGAGAGATAATAAGCAGATATGACATCATGCTGAGGGTGACAGACAAAGGCTCGCCACCCTTATCTGAAAACGAAACCATCACTTTAGAGATTCTTGATGTCAATGACAATGCTCCCATGTTCTCTCAGCCCTTCTACACAATCCATGTTGTGGAGAATAATCTACCAGGGGCATTACTGACATCTCTTAGTGCATTTGACCCAGATCTCAACGAGAACCAGTACTTGGTTTATTTCATAATGGAAAAGGAGATTGTTAACACATCTATGTCAATGCTGTTCTCCATCAACCCTGAGAATGGTGATCTCTATGCCCTAAAGACCTTTGATtacgagagagagagggatttCCTTTTCCACATCGAGGCTAGAGACTCTGGTGTTCCCCCGCTGAGCAGCAATGTGACAGTTCACATCATCATTTTGGACCAAAATGACAACACTCCTCTCATAGTGTCACCTTGGCGGGCGCAGGGCTCTGTTGTTGAGCAGGTGATTCCGAGGTCCACAGATAAGGGACACCTGGTAGCCAAAGTGATTGCAATTGATGCTGATTCTGAGCAGAACTCCAGGGTCACATATCAGCTCCTGCAGATCAGTGATACAACCCTATTCAGCCTGGACCAGTACAATGGTGAAATCCGGACAACAAGGATGTTCAGTTACAGAGACCCAAGACAACAGCGACTGGTGGTTGTTGCCAAAGACAACGGTGAACCTGCCCTCTCCGCTACTGTCACCATCAAGATATCAACAGTGGAACATGTCATGTCCTTTTCAGAGACCACAGAGCTGCCGCTAGAGTACGATGTCTTCACAGACCTAAACCTGTACTTAGTCATTGGTTTAGGCGCTGTGTCATTTCTGCTATTGATAACCATCTTGGTTATTATTGTGCTGAAGTGTCAAAAACCAAAGCCAAAGGCCATCAAGATCCCCCCAGCCAACAGAAACAGCGTAATCAGCAGGAACAGTGTGATCAGCCAGAGAAGTTCTACCATCGCAGATTCCACCCTGATCTCCAGCGATGCCTACTGGTACAGTTTGTTCCTCGCAGAGACCAGGAAAGGCAAAGTGGTCGTGAGACAGCCAATAATTCCCAAAGGAGCTGGGTATTTTGTGTCCAGTATACCCAGAAGCATAGGGCCAAGTGAGACCACAGACTCCAGAGCATCCACACTGGAG CAGGAACCCAGAAGAGAACTGCCATGA
- the LOC124070997 gene encoding protocadherin alpha-C2-like isoform X3: protein MALAIAPLRTRLIVAVFAFIALWGSALSITRYSIPEEMEEGSFVANLATDLGLDVRSLVQRRAKLDVIHSKNYLDINKETGELIIREKIDRESICMTKTTSCFLKMDVILENPIRIFNIELEIMDINDNAPVFRRRTMHLDVSEATPPGERFSLTNAVDADVGANSIKTYYLSESKYFNIDIQTGSDGSKYVDLVLNGNLDREEHAVHNLILTAVDGGLPPRSGTASIIINVLDINDNAPLFSQPVFAVNVSENSAVGTVVMTLNATDLDEGTNAQLVYSYTLYTSEKTQELFSLDPNSGEIRVKGVIDYEESSSFEMYVQAQDRGVNPLSGHCKVMVFVTDLNDNYPEVTIKSVKSAVTEDVSLGTLIAVVSVSDRDSGVNGEVELTLSQQPTLPFLLNKSSEGYFELLISKPLDREIISRYDIMLRVTDKGSPPLSENETITLEILDVNDNAPMFSQPFYTIHVVENNLPGALLTSLSAFDPDLNENQYLVYFIMEKEIVNTSMSMLFSINPENGDLYALKTFDYERERDFLFHIEARDSGVPPLSSNVTVHIIILDQNDNTPLIVSPWRAQGSVVEQVIPRSTDKGHLVAKVIAIDADSEQNSRVTYQLLQISDTTLFSLDQYNGEIRTTRMFSYRDPRQQRLVVVAKDNGEPALSATVTIKISTVEHVMSFSETTELPLEYDVFTDLNLYLVIGLGAVSFLLLITILVIIVLKCQKPKPKAIKIPPANRNSVISRNSVISQRSSTIADSTLISSDAYWYSLFLAETRKGKVVVRQPIIPKGAGYFVSSIPRSIGPSETTDSRASTLEEPRRELP from the exons GCTGTTTTTGCATTCATTGCACTGTGGGGAAGTGCGCTTTCCATCACTCGGTACTCTATTCCGGAGGAGATGGAAGAGGGCTCTTTTGTTGCCAATCTGGCCACAGATTTGGGTCTGGATGTTCGCAGTTTGGTGCAGCGCAGAGCAAAGCTCGATGTCATTCACAGCAAAAATTACCTTGACATTAACAAAGAGACAGGGGAGCTGATAATCCGAGAGAAGATAGACCGGGAAAGCATATGCATGACTAAAACAACCTCGTGCTTTTTGAAAATGGATGTCATACTCGAAAACCCCATCCGCATTTTTAACATCGAGTTAGAAATCATGGACATCAACGACAACGCGCCCGTGTTTCGCAGAAGGACAATGCACTTGGACGTTTCGGAGGCAACCCCTCCCGGTGAGAGATTTTCATTGACAAACGCTGTAGATGCGGATGTGGGGGCGAATTCAATCAAGACCTACTATCTCAGCGAAAGCAAATACTTCAACATCGACATACAAACTGGCAGCGACGGTTCCAAATATGTCGATTTAGTGCTAAACGGTAATTTGGACAGAGAAGAGCATGCAGTTCATAATTTGATTTTAACCGCTGTGGATGGAGGGTTGCCTCCCCGCTCCGGAACAGCCAGCATCATTATTAATGTGTTGGATATCAATGACAACGCCCCCCTGTTCAGTCAGCCGGTATTTGCGGTCAACGTTTCAGAGAACTCGGCTGTGGGGACAGTTGTCATGACCTTAAACGCAACAGACTTGGATGAAGGCACGAACGCTCAGTTAGTGTATTCATACACACTGTACACCTCAGAGAAGACTCAAGAGCTCTTCTCACTTGATCCAAACTCAGGTGAGATCAGGGTGAAGGGCGTGATCGATTATGAAGAGAGTTCGAGTTTTGAGATGTACGTACAGGCTCAAGACAGGGGGGTGAACCCACTGTCAGGTCACTGTAAAGTCATGGTGTTCGTCACAGATCTGAATGATAATTACCCAGAGGTGACCATCAAGTCTGTGAAAAGTGCAGTGACTGAGGATGTCTCTCTAGGCACACTGATCGCAGTGGTCAGTGTCAGCGACAGGGACTCTGGGGTCAACGGGGAAGTGGAGCTCACTTTGAGTCAGCAGCCGACTTTACCATTCCTCCTAAACAAATCGTCAGAGGGTTACTTTGAGCTGCTGATCTCAAAGCCACTGGACAGAGAGATAATAAGCAGATATGACATCATGCTGAGGGTGACAGACAAAGGCTCGCCACCCTTATCTGAAAACGAAACCATCACTTTAGAGATTCTTGATGTCAATGACAATGCTCCCATGTTCTCTCAGCCCTTCTACACAATCCATGTTGTGGAGAATAATCTACCAGGGGCATTACTGACATCTCTTAGTGCATTTGACCCAGATCTCAACGAGAACCAGTACTTGGTTTATTTCATAATGGAAAAGGAGATTGTTAACACATCTATGTCAATGCTGTTCTCCATCAACCCTGAGAATGGTGATCTCTATGCCCTAAAGACCTTTGATtacgagagagagagggatttCCTTTTCCACATCGAGGCTAGAGACTCTGGTGTTCCCCCGCTGAGCAGCAATGTGACAGTTCACATCATCATTTTGGACCAAAATGACAACACTCCTCTCATAGTGTCACCTTGGCGGGCGCAGGGCTCTGTTGTTGAGCAGGTGATTCCGAGGTCCACAGATAAGGGACACCTGGTAGCCAAAGTGATTGCAATTGATGCTGATTCTGAGCAGAACTCCAGGGTCACATATCAGCTCCTGCAGATCAGTGATACAACCCTATTCAGCCTGGACCAGTACAATGGTGAAATCCGGACAACAAGGATGTTCAGTTACAGAGACCCAAGACAACAGCGACTGGTGGTTGTTGCCAAAGACAACGGTGAACCTGCCCTCTCCGCTACTGTCACCATCAAGATATCAACAGTGGAACATGTCATGTCCTTTTCAGAGACCACAGAGCTGCCGCTAGAGTACGATGTCTTCACAGACCTAAACCTGTACTTAGTCATTGGTTTAGGCGCTGTGTCATTTCTGCTATTGATAACCATCTTGGTTATTATTGTGCTGAAGTGTCAAAAACCAAAGCCAAAGGCCATCAAGATCCCCCCAGCCAACAGAAACAGCGTAATCAGCAGGAACAGTGTGATCAGCCAGAGAAGTTCTACCATCGCAGATTCCACCCTGATCTCCAGCGATGCCTACTGGTACAGTTTGTTCCTCGCAGAGACCAGGAAAGGCAAAGTGGTCGTGAGACAGCCAATAATTCCCAAAGGAGCTGGGTATTTTGTGTCCAGTATACCCAGAAGCATAGGGCCAAGTGAGACCACAGACTCCAGAGCATCCACACTGGAG GAACCCAGAAGAGAACTGCCATGA
- the LOC124070997 gene encoding protocadherin alpha-C2-like isoform X4, with protein sequence MALAIAPLRTRLIVAVFAFIALWGSALSITRYSIPEEMEEGSFVANLATDLGLDVRSLVQRRAKLDVIHSKNYLDINKETGELIIREKIDRESICMTKTTSCFLKMDVILENPIRIFNIELEIMDINDNAPVFRRRTMHLDVSEATPPGERFSLTNAVDADVGANSIKTYYLSESKYFNIDIQTGSDGSKYVDLVLNGNLDREEHAVHNLILTAVDGGLPPRSGTASIIINVLDINDNAPLFSQPVFAVNVSENSAVGTVVMTLNATDLDEGTNAQLVYSYTLYTSEKTQELFSLDPNSGEIRVKGVIDYEESSSFEMYVQAQDRGVNPLSGHCKVMVFVTDLNDNYPEVTIKSVKSAVTEDVSLGTLIAVVSVSDRDSGVNGEVELTLSQQPTLPFLLNKSSEGYFELLISKPLDREIISRYDIMLRVTDKGSPPLSENETITLEILDVNDNAPMFSQPFYTIHVVENNLPGALLTSLSAFDPDLNENQYLVYFIMEKEIVNTSMSMLFSINPENGDLYALKTFDYERERDFLFHIEARDSGVPPLSSNVTVHIIILDQNDNTPLIVSPWRAQGSVVEQVIPRSTDKGHLVAKVIAIDADSEQNSRVTYQLLQISDTTLFSLDQYNGEIRTTRMFSYRDPRQQRLVVVAKDNGEPALSATVTIKISTVEHVMSFSETTELPLEYDVFTDLNLYLVIGLGAVSFLLLITILVIIVLKCQKPKPKAIKIPPANRNSVISRNSVISQRSSTIADSTLISSDAYWYSLFLAETRKGKVVVRQPIIPKGAGYFVSSIPRSIGPSETTDSRASTLEFSK encoded by the exons GCTGTTTTTGCATTCATTGCACTGTGGGGAAGTGCGCTTTCCATCACTCGGTACTCTATTCCGGAGGAGATGGAAGAGGGCTCTTTTGTTGCCAATCTGGCCACAGATTTGGGTCTGGATGTTCGCAGTTTGGTGCAGCGCAGAGCAAAGCTCGATGTCATTCACAGCAAAAATTACCTTGACATTAACAAAGAGACAGGGGAGCTGATAATCCGAGAGAAGATAGACCGGGAAAGCATATGCATGACTAAAACAACCTCGTGCTTTTTGAAAATGGATGTCATACTCGAAAACCCCATCCGCATTTTTAACATCGAGTTAGAAATCATGGACATCAACGACAACGCGCCCGTGTTTCGCAGAAGGACAATGCACTTGGACGTTTCGGAGGCAACCCCTCCCGGTGAGAGATTTTCATTGACAAACGCTGTAGATGCGGATGTGGGGGCGAATTCAATCAAGACCTACTATCTCAGCGAAAGCAAATACTTCAACATCGACATACAAACTGGCAGCGACGGTTCCAAATATGTCGATTTAGTGCTAAACGGTAATTTGGACAGAGAAGAGCATGCAGTTCATAATTTGATTTTAACCGCTGTGGATGGAGGGTTGCCTCCCCGCTCCGGAACAGCCAGCATCATTATTAATGTGTTGGATATCAATGACAACGCCCCCCTGTTCAGTCAGCCGGTATTTGCGGTCAACGTTTCAGAGAACTCGGCTGTGGGGACAGTTGTCATGACCTTAAACGCAACAGACTTGGATGAAGGCACGAACGCTCAGTTAGTGTATTCATACACACTGTACACCTCAGAGAAGACTCAAGAGCTCTTCTCACTTGATCCAAACTCAGGTGAGATCAGGGTGAAGGGCGTGATCGATTATGAAGAGAGTTCGAGTTTTGAGATGTACGTACAGGCTCAAGACAGGGGGGTGAACCCACTGTCAGGTCACTGTAAAGTCATGGTGTTCGTCACAGATCTGAATGATAATTACCCAGAGGTGACCATCAAGTCTGTGAAAAGTGCAGTGACTGAGGATGTCTCTCTAGGCACACTGATCGCAGTGGTCAGTGTCAGCGACAGGGACTCTGGGGTCAACGGGGAAGTGGAGCTCACTTTGAGTCAGCAGCCGACTTTACCATTCCTCCTAAACAAATCGTCAGAGGGTTACTTTGAGCTGCTGATCTCAAAGCCACTGGACAGAGAGATAATAAGCAGATATGACATCATGCTGAGGGTGACAGACAAAGGCTCGCCACCCTTATCTGAAAACGAAACCATCACTTTAGAGATTCTTGATGTCAATGACAATGCTCCCATGTTCTCTCAGCCCTTCTACACAATCCATGTTGTGGAGAATAATCTACCAGGGGCATTACTGACATCTCTTAGTGCATTTGACCCAGATCTCAACGAGAACCAGTACTTGGTTTATTTCATAATGGAAAAGGAGATTGTTAACACATCTATGTCAATGCTGTTCTCCATCAACCCTGAGAATGGTGATCTCTATGCCCTAAAGACCTTTGATtacgagagagagagggatttCCTTTTCCACATCGAGGCTAGAGACTCTGGTGTTCCCCCGCTGAGCAGCAATGTGACAGTTCACATCATCATTTTGGACCAAAATGACAACACTCCTCTCATAGTGTCACCTTGGCGGGCGCAGGGCTCTGTTGTTGAGCAGGTGATTCCGAGGTCCACAGATAAGGGACACCTGGTAGCCAAAGTGATTGCAATTGATGCTGATTCTGAGCAGAACTCCAGGGTCACATATCAGCTCCTGCAGATCAGTGATACAACCCTATTCAGCCTGGACCAGTACAATGGTGAAATCCGGACAACAAGGATGTTCAGTTACAGAGACCCAAGACAACAGCGACTGGTGGTTGTTGCCAAAGACAACGGTGAACCTGCCCTCTCCGCTACTGTCACCATCAAGATATCAACAGTGGAACATGTCATGTCCTTTTCAGAGACCACAGAGCTGCCGCTAGAGTACGATGTCTTCACAGACCTAAACCTGTACTTAGTCATTGGTTTAGGCGCTGTGTCATTTCTGCTATTGATAACCATCTTGGTTATTATTGTGCTGAAGTGTCAAAAACCAAAGCCAAAGGCCATCAAGATCCCCCCAGCCAACAGAAACAGCGTAATCAGCAGGAACAGTGTGATCAGCCAGAGAAGTTCTACCATCGCAGATTCCACCCTGATCTCCAGCGATGCCTACTGGTACAGTTTGTTCCTCGCAGAGACCAGGAAAGGCAAAGTGGTCGTGAGACAGCCAATAATTCCCAAAGGAGCTGGGTATTTTGTGTCCAGTATACCCAGAAGCATAGGGCCAAGTGAGACCACAGACTCCAGAGCATCCACACTGGAG TTCTCAAAATGA
- the LOC124070997 gene encoding protocadherin alpha-C2-like isoform X1 gives MALAIAPLRTRLIVAVFAFIALWGSALSITRYSIPEEMEEGSFVANLATDLGLDVRSLVQRRAKLDVIHSKNYLDINKETGELIIREKIDRESICMTKTTSCFLKMDVILENPIRIFNIELEIMDINDNAPVFRRRTMHLDVSEATPPGERFSLTNAVDADVGANSIKTYYLSESKYFNIDIQTGSDGSKYVDLVLNGNLDREEHAVHNLILTAVDGGLPPRSGTASIIINVLDINDNAPLFSQPVFAVNVSENSAVGTVVMTLNATDLDEGTNAQLVYSYTLYTSEKTQELFSLDPNSGEIRVKGVIDYEESSSFEMYVQAQDRGVNPLSGHCKVMVFVTDLNDNYPEVTIKSVKSAVTEDVSLGTLIAVVSVSDRDSGVNGEVELTLSQQPTLPFLLNKSSEGYFELLISKPLDREIISRYDIMLRVTDKGSPPLSENETITLEILDVNDNAPMFSQPFYTIHVVENNLPGALLTSLSAFDPDLNENQYLVYFIMEKEIVNTSMSMLFSINPENGDLYALKTFDYERERDFLFHIEARDSGVPPLSSNVTVHIIILDQNDNTPLIVSPWRAQGSVVEQVIPRSTDKGHLVAKVIAIDADSEQNSRVTYQLLQISDTTLFSLDQYNGEIRTTRMFSYRDPRQQRLVVVAKDNGEPALSATVTIKISTVEHVMSFSETTELPLEYDVFTDLNLYLVIGLGAVSFLLLITILVIIVLKCQKPKPKAIKIPPANRNSVISRNSVISQRSSTIADSTLISSDAYWYSLFLAETRKGKVVVRQPIIPKGAGYFVSSIPRSIGPSETTDSRASTLELDLQTKQQVIH, from the exons GCTGTTTTTGCATTCATTGCACTGTGGGGAAGTGCGCTTTCCATCACTCGGTACTCTATTCCGGAGGAGATGGAAGAGGGCTCTTTTGTTGCCAATCTGGCCACAGATTTGGGTCTGGATGTTCGCAGTTTGGTGCAGCGCAGAGCAAAGCTCGATGTCATTCACAGCAAAAATTACCTTGACATTAACAAAGAGACAGGGGAGCTGATAATCCGAGAGAAGATAGACCGGGAAAGCATATGCATGACTAAAACAACCTCGTGCTTTTTGAAAATGGATGTCATACTCGAAAACCCCATCCGCATTTTTAACATCGAGTTAGAAATCATGGACATCAACGACAACGCGCCCGTGTTTCGCAGAAGGACAATGCACTTGGACGTTTCGGAGGCAACCCCTCCCGGTGAGAGATTTTCATTGACAAACGCTGTAGATGCGGATGTGGGGGCGAATTCAATCAAGACCTACTATCTCAGCGAAAGCAAATACTTCAACATCGACATACAAACTGGCAGCGACGGTTCCAAATATGTCGATTTAGTGCTAAACGGTAATTTGGACAGAGAAGAGCATGCAGTTCATAATTTGATTTTAACCGCTGTGGATGGAGGGTTGCCTCCCCGCTCCGGAACAGCCAGCATCATTATTAATGTGTTGGATATCAATGACAACGCCCCCCTGTTCAGTCAGCCGGTATTTGCGGTCAACGTTTCAGAGAACTCGGCTGTGGGGACAGTTGTCATGACCTTAAACGCAACAGACTTGGATGAAGGCACGAACGCTCAGTTAGTGTATTCATACACACTGTACACCTCAGAGAAGACTCAAGAGCTCTTCTCACTTGATCCAAACTCAGGTGAGATCAGGGTGAAGGGCGTGATCGATTATGAAGAGAGTTCGAGTTTTGAGATGTACGTACAGGCTCAAGACAGGGGGGTGAACCCACTGTCAGGTCACTGTAAAGTCATGGTGTTCGTCACAGATCTGAATGATAATTACCCAGAGGTGACCATCAAGTCTGTGAAAAGTGCAGTGACTGAGGATGTCTCTCTAGGCACACTGATCGCAGTGGTCAGTGTCAGCGACAGGGACTCTGGGGTCAACGGGGAAGTGGAGCTCACTTTGAGTCAGCAGCCGACTTTACCATTCCTCCTAAACAAATCGTCAGAGGGTTACTTTGAGCTGCTGATCTCAAAGCCACTGGACAGAGAGATAATAAGCAGATATGACATCATGCTGAGGGTGACAGACAAAGGCTCGCCACCCTTATCTGAAAACGAAACCATCACTTTAGAGATTCTTGATGTCAATGACAATGCTCCCATGTTCTCTCAGCCCTTCTACACAATCCATGTTGTGGAGAATAATCTACCAGGGGCATTACTGACATCTCTTAGTGCATTTGACCCAGATCTCAACGAGAACCAGTACTTGGTTTATTTCATAATGGAAAAGGAGATTGTTAACACATCTATGTCAATGCTGTTCTCCATCAACCCTGAGAATGGTGATCTCTATGCCCTAAAGACCTTTGATtacgagagagagagggatttCCTTTTCCACATCGAGGCTAGAGACTCTGGTGTTCCCCCGCTGAGCAGCAATGTGACAGTTCACATCATCATTTTGGACCAAAATGACAACACTCCTCTCATAGTGTCACCTTGGCGGGCGCAGGGCTCTGTTGTTGAGCAGGTGATTCCGAGGTCCACAGATAAGGGACACCTGGTAGCCAAAGTGATTGCAATTGATGCTGATTCTGAGCAGAACTCCAGGGTCACATATCAGCTCCTGCAGATCAGTGATACAACCCTATTCAGCCTGGACCAGTACAATGGTGAAATCCGGACAACAAGGATGTTCAGTTACAGAGACCCAAGACAACAGCGACTGGTGGTTGTTGCCAAAGACAACGGTGAACCTGCCCTCTCCGCTACTGTCACCATCAAGATATCAACAGTGGAACATGTCATGTCCTTTTCAGAGACCACAGAGCTGCCGCTAGAGTACGATGTCTTCACAGACCTAAACCTGTACTTAGTCATTGGTTTAGGCGCTGTGTCATTTCTGCTATTGATAACCATCTTGGTTATTATTGTGCTGAAGTGTCAAAAACCAAAGCCAAAGGCCATCAAGATCCCCCCAGCCAACAGAAACAGCGTAATCAGCAGGAACAGTGTGATCAGCCAGAGAAGTTCTACCATCGCAGATTCCACCCTGATCTCCAGCGATGCCTACTGGTACAGTTTGTTCCTCGCAGAGACCAGGAAAGGCAAAGTGGTCGTGAGACAGCCAATAATTCCCAAAGGAGCTGGGTATTTTGTGTCCAGTATACCCAGAAGCATAGGGCCAAGTGAGACCACAGACTCCAGAGCATCCACACTGGAG CTGGACCTGCAGACTAAACAACAAGTGATCCACTGA